Genomic segment of Deltaproteobacteria bacterium:
ACTCAGGTGACGTTTAATGGGCCTGTTACTACTGGTTTTGAGGTGTCCTCTATTACTCCCAACGCCGGAATTTCCTTACTGCAAACAGCCTCCGGAGCTTTGACTATTCACATTAGTCGAACAGGTGGAATGACTGACGCTGTCGTTGTAACCCTGTCAGACTTACCTGCGGGAGTAACAGCCGATGCCTTAAGCATTGCAGATTCCGAAGGAACTTTAACCCTTCATACAAATAACACTTCGATTGGCGATTATTCAATTTCCATGCACCTCAATTCTGGAACTCTTCACCAAGATGCCACAATCACTCTCAGTGTCTCGACCGTTTCCGTAAACGTCGCCAGCACCCCTGCTTCTCCCATAAACACCAACGCTGCCAGACCCATCCGCTTTGCAGTGACCGTTGCGGGTGATCCAGAAAGTGTGCGGATGGTTATTAAAAAACATTTAATGGGGCCTGCGAGAACCATTGATATTGATCCTTCGAAGCTTGTCGGATGTTTGAATATTGCAATAAATAATCTGCAATGTGACTGGAGTATCCCCGACGACTTGACAGGCACCTATCTCATTAGTGCAATTGCCACAAAAGAGGGAACAGATTTTACTAGCCATCCCGTTGCGGTCAATATTGACAGAAGCCCGCTCACCTTCACTTCTACAATTGCAAACAAAGACCAAAATGTGAATGTGAATACACCCATTCGTTTAACATTCAATAGGCCGGTCACTATTGGATCTATCCAATTGTCCCGTGGAGAAGCCTCTTCCCTTCTTCCCAATCCTCCCAAAAAACACGATGTCAGCGCCACTCTTTACAATAGGGGAGCTCATGCCGTGGGGCCTTATGTCCTTAGTTCCGATAGAAAAACTGTTACGGTAACACCTTCAGAAGCCCCCAGTACTGATCCAGCGAATAATCCTAACAGGCTTGTTCTTGAAGGTATCCAGGATGACTTCGGCAATACACTTGACCCCACGACGATTACGTTTAGTTACCCCAAGGTAATCAAATATGCGGTTTCTGCTGCAAAGGCAAATTCTCCTGAAGTCACCACTACCAATGATGGCATACCCCTTGTGGCCTTCAGACAATACGATGCAGCTACTTCAGCTTACTATCTGATCATCAAAAAATTTAACTCTGCAACCCAGAATTGGGAGGCTATGGGGCAACCCCTTATCGATACGACAACAACAAGCTCATCCGTTTACGCACCTTCTCTCAGTGTAGCTCCCAATGGGAAGATCTATGTGGCCTTCGCCGGGAATAACACAACCCATGTCGCTTATTGGGGAGAGAACTCTTGGGACTATTATATAGCAAGCCCATTACCGGTTTCAACTTCGGACGTCTCTAAAAAATTAAGCCTAAAGGTAAACCCCAGTACCAACGAACCCATAGTAGCAGGGGTTGTTGAGGGAGGGCTAAATATTGTTGAATTTAGTGAAGCAGACAGTTCTTGGCATTCTCCCATCAGTACTTTAATTCGTCATGACCCTTCTTCAACCAAATTAGGTCAACCCTCATTGGCCTTAGTCAGTGCTGACAGTGGCCCCACTGTTTTTGTAAGTTGGAATGAATGCACTCCCGGCAGCACTACAAGTGGCAGTGTTACTACCCCATATGCAGGCTGTAACAGCTATTTCAGCCCAGCTTCTTCTCCTTCTCCTACCAGGGTAGCAACAACTTCAGGTAATAATGCCCATTATCCCAAACTTGTCATGAACAGCCCTACCTCGGCTTACCTGGCAGTCAGTCAAGGGGAGGATGCTTCTGTTGCGAATGATCTTCCTCGAAGGATTCAAGTTTTTAAATTTGATGGAACAAATTGGAATTGCTTAACACCCTGTAGCCTGACTGCAAACAGCGATGGTTCGAAGGTCAACGCCGATGAACCCACTTTGATATTAGGAGGCTCAAGCCCCATCGTCGCCTGGCATGAATCAGTCGATGTCTCAGACGCAGGACATAAACAAATTTATGCCCGAAAATGGAATGAAACGACTCGGCAATGGGAAAATCTTTTCGGAGGCAGCTTATCGTTTGATTCCCTCACCTACAACCCTAGCAATCAAAGCTTTGCACACTCTCCTTCTCTGGCTAAATTCAGAAGTCATATTTATATCTGTTGGGCAGAAAGCTCGGGGGCCGCTTACAGTGCCGATTTGCCAGAGACTGTCTATTGTGGAACCGAAAATAAATCGGATTTGGAATACACATTATCAGATAAACTATACACTGTCTCCGGCATGGCGGCCGACCACGCAACCCGATAAGGACGATTTGCACTTGTAAAAAAAGCCCCGATTTTATCGGGGCTTTTTTGGGAACTGCAGCAAGAGCCGGCCACTTTCAAAAGAACAGCTTTGTGGATACAAGGAGACTTTGTGTAAATTGATTAAGACAGAGAAATAAGCGCTATTTATTATAATAAACAGAAATTATGTTGCTGATTATTATATGTTCGTTTA
This window contains:
- a CDS encoding Ig-like domain-containing protein, encoding MKYFSLSKKTILQFLILSTFAFTACSGGGGGGSNPTPTPAAAPNSAINNGNVAPPPGADTTASAQALTVTITSPVTGATSAATLLMTATTNRTADCAFRMDDATTATPMSATHNTTHSHNFTGPSAIAAGPHTLQVACVDAANSSFTANTQVTFNGPVTTGFEVSSITPNAGISLLQTASGALTIHISRTGGMTDAVVVTLSDLPAGVTADALSIADSEGTLTLHTNNTSIGDYSISMHLNSGTLHQDATITLSVSTVSVNVASTPASPINTNAARPIRFAVTVAGDPESVRMVIKKHLMGPARTIDIDPSKLVGCLNIAINNLQCDWSIPDDLTGTYLISAIATKEGTDFTSHPVAVNIDRSPLTFTSTIANKDQNVNVNTPIRLTFNRPVTIGSIQLSRGEASSLLPNPPKKHDVSATLYNRGAHAVGPYVLSSDRKTVTVTPSEAPSTDPANNPNRLVLEGIQDDFGNTLDPTTITFSYPKVIKYAVSAAKANSPEVTTTNDGIPLVAFRQYDAATSAYYLIIKKFNSATQNWEAMGQPLIDTTTTSSSVYAPSLSVAPNGKIYVAFAGNNTTHVAYWGENSWDYYIASPLPVSTSDVSKKLSLKVNPSTNEPIVAGVVEGGLNIVEFSEADSSWHSPISTLIRHDPSSTKLGQPSLALVSADSGPTVFVSWNECTPGSTTSGSVTTPYAGCNSYFSPASSPSPTRVATTSGNNAHYPKLVMNSPTSAYLAVSQGEDASVANDLPRRIQVFKFDGTNWNCLTPCSLTANSDGSKVNADEPTLILGGSSPIVAWHESVDVSDAGHKQIYARKWNETTRQWENLFGGSLSFDSLTYNPSNQSFAHSPSLAKFRSHIYICWAESSGAAYSADLPETVYCGTENKSDLEYTLSDKLYTVSGMAADHATR